The Molothrus ater isolate BHLD 08-10-18 breed brown headed cowbird chromosome 1, BPBGC_Mater_1.1, whole genome shotgun sequence genome includes a window with the following:
- the FAM110B gene encoding protein FAM110B, giving the protein MPTETLPTGSMVKPVSPAVTFTSAVPLRILNKGPDYFRRQAEPNPKRLSAVERLEADKAKYVKSQEVINAKQEPVKPAVLAKPPVCPAAKRALGSPTLKVFSNNAKTESGVQRENLKLEILKNIINSSEGSSSGSGHKHGPRNWPPHRADSTELNRHSFAESLKVYPTQGRSSPQESSSNVSRRLLDQSAETFLHVSHSSSDIRKVTSAKPLKAIPCSSSAPPLPPKPKIAAIATLKSPEIEAVESGCGVSRRPSLQRSKSDLSDRYFRVDADVERFFNYCGLDPEELENLGMENFARANSDIISLNFRSASMISSDCEQSQDSNSDLRNDDSANDRVPYGISAIERNARIIKWLYSIKQARESQKVSHV; this is encoded by the coding sequence ATGCCTACAGAAACATTACCGACAGGTAGCATGGTGAAGCCGGTCAGCCCTGCCGTGACTTTCACATCTGCCGTTCCTCTCCGCATCCTGAACAAAGGACCCGACTATTTTCGCAGGCAGGCGGAGCCTAATCCAAAAAGACTGAGTGCAGTGGAGAGGCTCGAAGCCGACAAGGCGAAATACGTCAAGAGCCAGGAGGTCATCAATGCCAAGCAGGAGCCTGTGAAGCCGGCGGTGCTGGCGAAGCCGCCGGTCTGTCCTGCGGCCAAGCGAGCGCTGGGGAGCCCCACCTTGAAAGTCTTCAGCAACAATGCAAAGACTGAGAGTGGAGTCCAGAGAGAAAATCTGAAACTTGAGATTTTGAAGAACATCATCAACAGCTCTGAAGGCTCCAGCTCAGGCTCAGGGCATAAGCACGGTCCCCGAAATTGGCCACCCCACAGGGCCGATTCGACAGAGCTGAACCGACACTCATTCGCCGAATCCTTGAAGGTTTACCCCACGCAGGGCCggagcagcccccaggagagcagctccaaTGTCAGCAGAAGGCTCCTAGATCAGTCAGCAGAGACTTTCTTGCATGTCTCTCACAGCTCTTCAGACATTAGGAAAGTAACTAGTGCAAAGCCCTTAAAAGCAATACCCTGCAGTAGTTCAGCTCCACCTCTGCCTCCAAAGCCCAAAATTGCTGCCATTGCCACCCTGAAATCCCCAGAGATTGAGGCAGTGGAGTCTGGATGCGGAGTTAGTAGAAGGCCCTCCCTACAGCGGTCCAAATCAGACTTAAGCGACAGATACTTTCGCGTTGACGCAGACGTTGAACGGTTCTTTAACTACTGCGGACTGGATCCTGAAGAGCTTGAAAACCTTGGGATGGAAAACTTTGCAAGGGCTAACTCTGATATTATATCCCTCAACTTTCGCAGTGCAAGCATGATTAGCTCAGACTGTGAACAGTCTCAGGACAGCAACAGTGACCTTAGAAATGATGACAGTGCCAATGACCGGGTGCCATATGGCATTTCTGCCATTGAAAGGAATGCCAGAATCATCAAGTGGTTGTATAGCATCAAGCAAGCTAGAGAGTCACAGAAAGTGTCCCATGTGTGA